A region from the Methylovorus glucosotrophus genome encodes:
- a CDS encoding ferredoxin--NADP reductase gives MSAFNTEKVLSVKHWNDSLFSFTTTRDAGLRFENGQFVMIGLQVDGKPLMRAYSIASANYAEDLEFFSIKVPNGPLTSRLQHLKVGDDILVGRKPTGTLLLSDLKPGKNLYLLSTGTGLAPFICLIQDPEIYEKFEKVILVHGVRRVNDLAYEDFITKELPENEYFGEQVKNQLIYYPTVTREPFRNEGRLTDLMENGKLFADIGLPPLNPETDRAMLCGSPQMLEDTCRILDAAGLQVSKRIGDLGDYVIERAFAEK, from the coding sequence ATGAGCGCGTTTAATACCGAAAAAGTGTTGTCGGTAAAGCATTGGAATGACAGTCTGTTTTCGTTCACCACCACGCGTGACGCTGGCCTGCGTTTTGAAAACGGCCAGTTCGTCATGATCGGCCTGCAAGTGGATGGCAAGCCGCTGATGCGTGCCTACAGTATCGCCAGCGCCAACTACGCCGAAGACCTCGAATTCTTCAGCATCAAGGTGCCGAACGGTCCGCTGACCTCGCGCCTGCAACACCTGAAAGTCGGTGATGACATCCTGGTTGGCCGCAAGCCTACCGGCACGCTGCTGTTGTCTGACCTCAAGCCCGGCAAGAACCTCTACCTGTTGTCCACCGGTACTGGTCTCGCCCCCTTCATCTGCCTGATCCAGGATCCTGAAATCTACGAGAAGTTTGAAAAAGTGATTCTGGTACACGGTGTACGCCGCGTGAATGACCTGGCCTACGAAGACTTCATCACCAAGGAATTGCCAGAAAACGAATACTTCGGTGAGCAGGTCAAGAACCAGCTGATCTACTACCCCACCGTGACGCGCGAGCCTTTCCGCAACGAAGGCCGCCTGACCGACCTGATGGAAAACGGCAAGCTGTTTGCCGATATCGGTCTGCCACCGCTGAACCCGGAAACCGACCGCGCCATGCTGTGCGGCAGCCCGCAAATGCTGGAAGACACCTGCCGCATTCTGGATGCCGCTGGCTTGCAGGTTTCCAAGCGTATTGGCGATCTGGGCGACTACGTGATTGAGCGTGCGTTTGCCGAGAAGTAA
- the ribA gene encoding GTP cyclohydrolase II yields MQTVKKIATSRMPTSHGDFTLHIYRSDNDPQGLQDQVALVAGELKPGQEEVLVRLHSECLTGDVLGSRRCDCGEQLAKSQETISKAGCGVILYLRGHEGRGIGLAHKIKAYALQDQGRDTVQANLEQGLPIDARSYELAAAMLRDLGLQRIQLLTNNPEKVTRLQAAGISVSRRVPLLITPNQNNAEYLQTKRTKLGHYL; encoded by the coding sequence ATGCAAACCGTCAAGAAAATCGCCACCTCCCGCATGCCCACCTCGCATGGGGATTTCACCTTACATATCTATCGATCAGACAATGATCCGCAAGGCCTGCAAGACCAGGTGGCCCTTGTCGCTGGCGAGCTGAAGCCAGGCCAGGAAGAAGTGCTGGTACGTCTGCACTCCGAATGCCTGACCGGCGATGTCCTGGGATCCAGACGTTGCGATTGCGGCGAACAACTCGCCAAGTCGCAAGAAACCATTTCAAAAGCCGGCTGCGGCGTGATTCTCTACCTGCGCGGACACGAAGGCCGTGGCATAGGTCTTGCCCATAAAATCAAGGCTTATGCGCTGCAAGACCAGGGCCGCGATACGGTACAAGCCAATCTGGAACAAGGCCTGCCGATTGATGCCCGCAGCTACGAACTGGCCGCCGCCATGCTGCGCGACCTCGGGCTGCAACGCATCCAGCTGCTGACCAACAACCCTGAAAAAGTCACCCGCCTGCAGGCAGCAGGCATTTCCGTCAGCCGTCGCGTACCGCTGCTGATCACCCCCAACCAGAATAACGCCGAATACCTGCAAACCAAGCGGACCAAGCTGGGGCACTATCTTTAG